The following proteins are encoded in a genomic region of Tuberibacillus sp. Marseille-P3662:
- a CDS encoding dipeptide epimerase, whose product MKIVDLECRQTSVALNQPFKTALRTATAIETVEVVLHLDTGHIGLGSAVSTWKITGESLSSIQAAITGPIYETIKNRSILDLERLLVDVDRSCVANSSAKAAVDIALHDLYCHVFDLPLYALLGGRMQGLETDMTISIDEPEVMKADAAKCLQQGYDVLKIKVGNHEQEDIARIQSVKAAVGDHVRLRLDANQGWTSKQAVKMIQYFEDHNIAIEWVEQPVAMHDFAGLKFVRDRVATPIMADESVFSSHDAFHLLKEEAVDLLNIKLMKSGGIRRACQIADVAEAAGVACMMGSMMESQLSVTAAAHVATAHRNITHYDLDAPLWLNHESMRGGMQFDGKVITLPDGAGLGIEK is encoded by the coding sequence GTGAAAATTGTCGATTTAGAATGCCGTCAGACGTCTGTAGCATTAAATCAACCTTTTAAAACCGCACTAAGAACAGCAACCGCTATAGAAACAGTTGAAGTCGTCCTTCATTTGGATACAGGACACATTGGTTTGGGATCGGCTGTATCAACCTGGAAGATCACTGGAGAATCTTTAAGCAGTATTCAAGCTGCTATCACCGGACCGATCTATGAGACTATTAAAAACCGGAGCATTCTGGACTTGGAACGTTTACTGGTGGATGTTGATCGCAGTTGTGTCGCTAACTCAAGTGCTAAAGCTGCCGTGGACATCGCGCTCCATGATCTATATTGCCATGTGTTTGATTTGCCGCTCTATGCCTTGCTTGGGGGTCGTATGCAAGGGTTAGAAACCGATATGACAATATCCATTGATGAACCTGAAGTGATGAAGGCGGACGCTGCCAAATGCTTGCAACAAGGGTATGACGTGCTGAAAATAAAAGTGGGTAACCATGAGCAAGAGGATATTGCACGGATACAATCGGTTAAGGCAGCTGTTGGTGATCATGTGCGCTTGCGGTTAGACGCTAATCAGGGGTGGACCAGTAAACAGGCTGTGAAAATGATTCAGTACTTTGAAGATCATAATATCGCGATTGAATGGGTCGAACAGCCTGTCGCTATGCATGACTTTGCAGGATTAAAATTTGTTCGCGACCGCGTCGCAACCCCGATTATGGCTGATGAAAGTGTCTTTTCATCCCATGACGCTTTCCATCTTCTAAAGGAAGAGGCTGTTGATCTACTAAATATTAAACTAATGAAATCCGGTGGCATTCGCCGAGCTTGTCAAATTGCCGATGTCGCAGAAGCAGCGGGTGTGGCATGTATGATGGGCAGTATGATGGAATCCCAATTGTCGGTGACAGCTGCCGCTCATGTGGCCACTGCTCATCGGAATATCACCCATTATGACCTCGATGCGCCATTATGGCTTAATCATGAATCAATGCGTGGGGGGATGCAATTCGACGGAAAAGTGATCACGTTACCGGATGGTGCAGGACTTGGCATTGAAAAATAA
- a CDS encoding C40 family peptidase, which translates to MTKRYSKFIYALVVVLIASVLNPLYGHADAATQHQVQKTSYIDVSVATLWSEPGLNRPVDAPTISNPVDMWEWTTSMTLDQKLNLVGNLQTQGLYGQEVTILEEQGQWAKVAVHGQPTPKNQLGYPAWMPKRQLANHAMYDHMKNSRAFAQVTDPTAWLYDDKQQKRKFKEISFNTRLPVITKVGDTALVATPSNGMKWIAASDVTIYDSEKDIPKPTGEDLVETAKQFLGLPYLWAGVSGFGFDCSGFTYTIHRAHGVTIPRDSSVQAENGKPVAKEDLKKGDLLFFAYNEGKGSVHHVGMYIGNGQMIHSPNSSSTVEIIDVFDSAYAKEFAGARRYID; encoded by the coding sequence ATGACAAAACGTTACTCTAAGTTCATTTATGCTTTAGTTGTTGTGCTCATTGCGAGTGTGTTAAATCCTTTATATGGTCATGCCGATGCCGCTACACAACATCAAGTGCAAAAAACATCGTATATTGATGTATCTGTTGCTACGCTATGGTCTGAACCAGGATTGAATCGGCCCGTTGATGCACCAACGATTTCTAATCCCGTCGATATGTGGGAGTGGACGACAAGCATGACCTTAGATCAGAAGTTAAATTTAGTTGGCAACCTACAAACCCAGGGACTTTATGGGCAGGAAGTGACCATTCTTGAGGAACAGGGTCAATGGGCTAAAGTCGCTGTCCATGGTCAGCCGACACCCAAGAATCAGTTAGGCTATCCTGCTTGGATGCCGAAACGCCAGCTTGCCAATCATGCGATGTATGACCACATGAAAAACAGCAGAGCCTTTGCTCAAGTAACCGACCCGACGGCATGGCTTTATGATGATAAGCAACAGAAGCGAAAATTTAAAGAAATCAGTTTTAATACGCGTCTTCCCGTAATTACTAAAGTAGGGGATACAGCCCTAGTCGCGACACCGAGTAACGGGATGAAATGGATCGCTGCATCTGACGTTACGATCTATGACTCTGAAAAAGATATTCCTAAGCCTACGGGTGAAGATCTTGTCGAAACGGCGAAGCAATTCCTAGGCTTACCGTACCTATGGGCAGGTGTGTCTGGATTTGGTTTTGACTGCTCAGGTTTCACCTATACCATTCATCGGGCACATGGCGTCACTATTCCGCGTGATTCAAGCGTTCAGGCAGAAAACGGAAAGCCAGTGGCTAAGGAAGACTTGAAAAAAGGCGACCTCCTATTTTTTGCCTATAATGAAGGAAAAGGCAGCGTACATCACGTAGGTATGTATATCGGTAATGGCCAAATGATCCATTCCCCGAACTCTAGCAGCACTGTTGAAATCATTGATGTCTTTGACTCAGCCTATGCCAAGGAGTTTGCTGGAGCTAGAAGATATATAGATTAA
- a CDS encoding LLM class flavin-dependent oxidoreductase: protein MRYGFWLPIFGGWLRNVNDEQMPPTFDYAKEVVQSAEQWGYDTTLIAELYLNDIKGTEADTLEAWTTAAGLASVTDSMEIMAAVRPVFHNPAVTAKMAANIDHISGGRFTLNIVSGWWAEEARQYGGAFTEHDERYERTKEFLDVMRGLWTEDQFSYKGKFYDIENTRLEPKPVQQPNPKLYAGGESEQGKNIITSQCDAYVMHGGTVDEIHDKVTDMKQRRQEAGKDPFQSFGLAAFVICRDSEEEALAELERITQDNESAAGFESMADFTNKSQLEQEVKRFDYSVSNRGLRPRLIGTPEQIADKILEFEDAGVNLLLLQCSPQLEEMERFSKQVMPLVEQRRQAVQ from the coding sequence ATGAGATATGGTTTTTGGCTGCCTATTTTTGGCGGCTGGTTACGGAACGTAAATGATGAGCAGATGCCGCCAACGTTTGATTATGCCAAAGAAGTGGTCCAATCAGCGGAACAATGGGGCTATGATACAACATTAATTGCGGAACTGTATTTAAATGATATCAAAGGCACCGAAGCCGATACGCTTGAAGCATGGACAACAGCGGCGGGGCTAGCGTCGGTAACGGATTCGATGGAAATCATGGCGGCGGTCCGTCCTGTTTTTCATAATCCAGCGGTGACAGCTAAGATGGCTGCTAATATTGATCATATCAGCGGCGGACGGTTTACGCTGAATATTGTTTCCGGTTGGTGGGCGGAAGAGGCCCGCCAGTATGGCGGCGCTTTTACAGAACATGACGAACGTTATGAGCGGACGAAAGAATTTTTAGATGTGATGAGAGGCCTTTGGACAGAAGATCAGTTCAGTTATAAAGGCAAATTCTATGACATTGAAAACACACGCTTAGAGCCAAAGCCTGTTCAGCAACCGAATCCGAAGCTGTATGCGGGTGGTGAAAGTGAACAAGGGAAAAACATCATCACCTCCCAATGTGATGCTTATGTGATGCATGGGGGTACTGTGGATGAAATTCACGACAAGGTAACGGATATGAAACAACGTCGCCAAGAAGCGGGCAAGGATCCTTTCCAATCGTTTGGACTCGCTGCGTTCGTGATTTGCCGGGATTCTGAGGAAGAAGCGTTGGCTGAACTCGAGCGGATTACTCAAGACAACGAATCGGCTGCCGGTTTCGAAAGCATGGCGGATTTCACGAATAAGTCACAGTTGGAGCAAGAGGTCAAACGGTTTGATTATTCTGTCTCCAATCGTGGACTAAGACCACGGTTGATTGGCACACCAGAGCAAATCGCTGATAAAATCTTAGAATTTGAAGATGCCGGCGTTAATCTATTATTGCTACAATGCTCACCGCAGCTCGAAGAAATGGAACGCTTTTCAAAACAAGTTATGCCGCTTGTTGAACAAAGACGTCAGGCCGTTCAATGA
- a CDS encoding ATP-grasp domain-containing protein produces the protein MAKVYIIHENSDWTEHLTQRLDELNVPYEEWFLDEGTLDLTEEPPEGVFYNRMSASSHTRDHRFAPEYTQAVLHWLESHGRKVFNGRRALELEVSKVAQYQALGVHGVRTPKTVAAVGGKEQVIQAAKAFGTTPFITKHNRAGKGLGVQLFNSIAALEQYVESPEFEVPIDGITLIQEYIDSPESSITRCEFVGGQFLYAVRVDTSEGFELCPADACTIDDLNCPIDGESSGEQFLIIENFNESIIQQYQAFLQENQIAFAGIEFIRDKDGQIYTYDVNTNTNYNSDAEAKVNKYGMLEIAKYLREQLEYATGTKV, from the coding sequence ATGGCGAAGGTATACATTATTCATGAGAATTCAGATTGGACTGAACATCTAACGCAACGACTGGATGAATTAAACGTCCCATACGAAGAATGGTTCCTCGATGAAGGAACCTTGGATTTAACAGAAGAACCGCCTGAGGGTGTGTTCTATAATCGTATGAGTGCTTCTTCCCATACCCGCGATCACCGGTTTGCACCTGAATATACGCAAGCTGTCCTCCATTGGTTAGAAAGCCATGGGAGGAAAGTATTCAATGGCCGGCGGGCACTGGAACTTGAAGTGAGTAAAGTGGCGCAATATCAGGCGCTCGGTGTGCATGGTGTACGAACACCGAAAACCGTTGCAGCGGTTGGTGGGAAGGAGCAGGTTATTCAAGCAGCAAAGGCATTTGGTACAACACCGTTTATCACAAAACACAATCGAGCGGGAAAAGGATTGGGCGTGCAGTTGTTTAATTCCATTGCAGCTTTAGAGCAATACGTTGAGTCCCCTGAATTTGAGGTGCCCATTGACGGCATAACACTCATTCAGGAATACATTGATTCACCTGAATCCTCTATTACCCGTTGTGAGTTTGTCGGCGGCCAATTTTTATATGCGGTGAGAGTGGACACTTCAGAAGGCTTTGAACTATGCCCCGCTGATGCATGTACCATTGACGACTTAAATTGCCCGATCGATGGCGAAAGTTCAGGCGAACAGTTCTTAATTATTGAGAACTTTAATGAATCCATCATTCAGCAATATCAAGCATTTTTGCAGGAGAATCAGATCGCCTTTGCCGGTATTGAATTTATTCGTGACAAAGATGGGCAAATTTACACTTACGACGTGAATACAAATACGAACTATAACTCAGATGCTGAAGCTAAAGTTAACAAATACGGTATGTTGGAGATTGCGAAATATTTGCGCGAGCAATTAGAATACGCCACAGGAACAAAAGTCTAA
- a CDS encoding MetQ/NlpA family ABC transporter substrate-binding protein, whose translation MKKYIAIITLSLLSIGVLSGCGNSASSSESGNTEDKTVKVGVNPSGVPIWNYVKKKAANKGINVQLKKFSDYVRPNLALAAGDIDMNAFQTVSYFDSFIKERDLDLKPIATTIIAPMGLYSDKFKSPKNIPDGAQIALPKEATNMGRALLLLQSAGLIELPKDFDGVGTLKAIKSNPRDLKFKPVAAAQTPRSIPDVAASVVNNGVAVEAGFTPVKDAMFLEDDTATPYINILAVQSKDVDDPTLQKLADIYQQEDVAEHIKEVFDNSLIPTFVPLKKIGW comes from the coding sequence ATGAAAAAATACATCGCTATCATCACATTGTCTTTACTCAGCATCGGTGTCTTAAGTGGTTGTGGTAACAGCGCATCAAGTTCAGAGAGCGGCAACACCGAAGACAAAACAGTAAAGGTTGGCGTCAACCCTTCAGGCGTGCCGATTTGGAATTATGTTAAGAAAAAGGCGGCTAACAAAGGGATTAACGTTCAACTCAAAAAATTTTCCGACTATGTTCGCCCGAATCTGGCGTTAGCGGCCGGCGATATTGATATGAATGCATTCCAGACGGTTTCCTATTTCGATTCGTTTATTAAAGAACGTGATCTTGATTTAAAACCGATCGCAACAACAATTATTGCACCTATGGGCCTATATTCAGATAAATTCAAGTCACCTAAGAACATTCCTGATGGCGCCCAAATTGCCCTGCCTAAAGAAGCCACTAACATGGGGCGGGCGCTCTTACTTTTACAATCAGCTGGTTTAATTGAACTGCCAAAAGATTTTGATGGTGTCGGTACCTTGAAAGCTATTAAAAGCAATCCAAGGGATCTCAAATTCAAACCTGTTGCTGCTGCACAAACACCGAGGTCCATACCAGATGTTGCCGCATCTGTAGTTAATAATGGCGTTGCCGTTGAAGCTGGATTCACACCTGTGAAAGATGCAATGTTCCTTGAAGACGACACAGCAACACCTTATATCAATATCCTGGCGGTCCAAAGCAAGGACGTGGATGATCCAACATTACAAAAACTCGCTGACATCTACCAACAAGAAGATGTGGCTGAGCACATCAAAGAAGTCTTTGACAATTCATTAATTCCAACTTTTGTACCCCTTAAGAAAATTGGATGGTAA
- a CDS encoding methionine ABC transporter permease: MQIEWSSFWLTVANATYETFLMVGISLIFATCIGLPLGIAVVVTRPGHLLENKIIFNILNPIINIIRSVPFIILLVAIIPFTRLLVHTSIGTTATIVPLVIFAAPYIGRLVETSLLEVDPGVIEAAESMGAKPRQIIFRVLLPEALSSLVLNITIATIGLIGATAMAGFVGGGGLGDLAITYGYQMFKTDVMIVTVILLIVIVQLVQTTGNHLSRAIRRR, from the coding sequence ATGCAAATTGAATGGAGCAGCTTTTGGCTGACCGTTGCCAATGCAACCTATGAAACCTTTCTAATGGTGGGGATATCTCTCATATTTGCAACCTGCATCGGGTTACCCTTAGGCATTGCTGTGGTCGTTACAAGACCGGGTCACCTATTAGAGAACAAAATCATTTTCAATATTTTAAATCCAATCATCAATATTATCCGTTCGGTCCCGTTTATTATTTTACTCGTTGCCATCATTCCATTTACCCGGTTGCTTGTACATACATCGATTGGTACTACTGCGACGATTGTGCCGCTCGTTATCTTTGCCGCTCCATACATCGGCCGGCTCGTGGAAACAAGTCTTTTGGAAGTCGATCCTGGTGTGATTGAAGCTGCTGAATCCATGGGGGCAAAACCTAGGCAAATTATTTTCCGCGTCCTTTTACCAGAGGCCCTCAGTTCACTCGTTCTTAATATTACCATTGCAACCATTGGTCTCATCGGTGCGACTGCGATGGCCGGCTTCGTTGGCGGCGGCGGTCTTGGTGACTTGGCTATTACTTACGGTTATCAAATGTTCAAAACAGACGTCATGATTGTCACGGTTATATTATTAATTGTTATCGTTCAATTGGTGCAAACAACAGGTAATCATTTATCCCGCGCAATCAGAAGGCGATAA
- a CDS encoding methionine ABC transporter ATP-binding protein: MIELKGLTKVYDSGESQIKAIDNVNLTVEKGDIYGVIGFSGAGKSTLLRCVNLLEYPDHGQVIINNTDLTRLAKPKLREERKKIGMIFQHFNLLESKKIYDNIAFPLKLLGENSSAIKRRVEELLKFVGLSQQADQYPDQLSGGQKQRVGIARALATSPDVLLCDEATSALDPDTTASILKLLKKINREYKITILMITHEMQVIRDICNRVAVMENGQIIEEGSIFDVFSAPETTTAQNFVSSVMQDDIPASIIKSLENGAEHIYRVTFIGDSTSQPILSDVAKQFNVNVNVLYGQITELQETPFGHLMIELQGEASEINRAKHYINQNVQVQEVLAHAN, encoded by the coding sequence ATGATTGAACTGAAAGGACTCACGAAAGTCTACGATTCGGGTGAATCACAAATTAAAGCCATCGACAACGTGAACTTAACTGTTGAGAAAGGTGATATATATGGTGTCATCGGCTTTAGCGGGGCAGGTAAAAGCACACTGTTAAGGTGTGTGAATTTGCTTGAATATCCTGACCACGGTCAGGTCATCATTAACAATACTGATTTAACGAGACTAGCCAAACCTAAACTCCGTGAAGAACGGAAGAAAATCGGGATGATTTTCCAACATTTTAATCTTTTAGAATCCAAAAAAATCTATGACAATATCGCTTTTCCTTTGAAACTTCTCGGTGAAAATTCATCAGCTATTAAAAGACGGGTTGAGGAATTACTAAAATTTGTCGGACTCAGTCAACAGGCTGATCAATACCCAGACCAGCTCTCCGGCGGACAAAAACAACGTGTCGGTATTGCGCGGGCGTTAGCCACTTCACCTGATGTCCTCCTATGCGATGAAGCAACATCAGCTTTAGACCCGGATACCACGGCATCTATTTTAAAGTTGTTAAAAAAGATTAACCGTGAATACAAAATAACCATTCTCATGATTACACATGAGATGCAGGTGATTCGTGATATTTGCAACCGGGTAGCTGTGATGGAAAACGGACAAATCATTGAGGAAGGAAGCATTTTTGATGTGTTTTCCGCCCCTGAAACCACAACCGCCCAAAATTTTGTCAGTTCGGTTATGCAGGATGACATACCGGCATCCATCATAAAATCGCTGGAAAACGGTGCAGAACATATTTATCGCGTTACATTCATTGGTGATTCAACAAGTCAGCCGATTCTGTCCGATGTCGCAAAACAATTTAATGTCAACGTCAATGTCTTATACGGGCAGATTACCGAACTCCAGGAGACACCGTTTGGCCATTTAATGATTGAACTTCAAGGTGAGGCGAGTGAAATTAACAGGGCCAAACATTATATCAATCAAAACGTCCAAGTTCAGGAGGTCTTAGCTCATGCAAATTGA
- a CDS encoding PRK06851 family protein, producing MSGQVLNYYAGGNTARGFHDLFATNLEHLERVFILKGGPGTGKSSLMKTIGETWLEKGFDIEYLHCASDNGSIDGVIIPTLTVGIVDGTAPHVIEPKAPGAIEEYVNLGVAWDSEALAKEKDQILSIQKNNRAAYDAAYACFQEALTIHDEWEAYYIDHLDREQANQLTDELINRLYGDQVLNKTADVRHRFLGAATPQGAVDFIPNLTSDVAKRYFIKGRPGSGKSTMLKTLAKMAEDRGFDVEVYHCGFDPYSLDMIIVRELDFAIFDSTAPHEHYPERDSDEVIDMYERVIEPGVDEKYAVGLKDVSERYSERMKEATAHLANAKAWHDQLETIYVNAMDFTKIDDITEQIKSEIVCREDRSVAK from the coding sequence ATGTCAGGTCAGGTCTTAAATTACTATGCAGGCGGGAATACCGCCCGAGGCTTTCATGATCTTTTTGCTACGAATCTAGAACATCTTGAACGTGTATTTATTCTAAAAGGCGGTCCAGGAACAGGTAAATCTTCGTTAATGAAAACCATTGGTGAAACATGGCTCGAAAAAGGATTTGATATTGAATATTTACATTGCGCATCCGATAATGGTTCCATTGATGGTGTGATTATTCCGACATTAACAGTGGGTATTGTTGATGGAACGGCACCGCATGTGATTGAGCCAAAAGCTCCTGGAGCTATCGAGGAGTATGTCAATCTAGGTGTAGCATGGGATTCGGAAGCATTAGCCAAAGAAAAAGATCAGATTTTAAGCATTCAGAAAAATAATCGTGCGGCATATGACGCCGCATATGCTTGCTTTCAAGAAGCGTTAACAATTCACGATGAGTGGGAGGCGTATTACATTGACCATCTTGATCGTGAGCAAGCCAACCAACTGACAGATGAATTGATCAATAGACTTTATGGGGACCAAGTATTGAATAAGACGGCGGATGTCCGGCATCGCTTTTTGGGAGCTGCGACGCCACAAGGTGCCGTTGATTTCATACCGAATTTAACATCAGACGTCGCTAAACGTTATTTTATTAAAGGTCGTCCGGGATCGGGTAAATCAACCATGTTGAAGACGCTGGCAAAGATGGCTGAAGACCGTGGTTTTGATGTTGAGGTTTATCATTGTGGTTTTGATCCGTATAGTCTAGATATGATTATTGTTAGAGAATTAGATTTTGCGATTTTTGATAGCACGGCGCCGCATGAACATTATCCAGAACGTGACAGTGACGAAGTGATTGATATGTATGAGCGGGTCATCGAACCAGGTGTTGATGAAAAATATGCCGTTGGATTAAAAGATGTATCGGAACGATATTCGGAAAGAATGAAAGAAGCAACAGCCCATTTGGCGAATGCCAAGGCATGGCATGATCAACTTGAAACCATCTACGTTAACGCCATGGATTTCACTAAAATTGATGATATCACGGAGCAAATCAAATCGGAAATTGTGTGTCGTGAAGATCGTTCTGTGGCAAAATAA
- a CDS encoding FUSC family protein — translation MLFRESINVFQKIGLTFQVAKTALAAGLSWFFANNVVDSAFPIFAPLAAILIIQVAVFDTLERAFYRVMGAVGGVCIGIIIGQWLPLNALSITLVVLISFGISTALKFPPYLLVQISVSALLVLFFGQQEAYALARIFETLIGSVTGVLINILIRPPNPIPAFERRMPELCHKTATVLRGVEMSNQSNHDVMYSLLEARRLVAEAEDIFQELESARKNLRYSPLQKKARSQISELIHHMKVIERMIIQVRGIVRSLMDINTKTDHVYNLSKTIRSVSGCLNLFGSFVSYSNKVSVELLRDALNKAQQELESNYHIIHEQEKDTTVIMNLGSVFTDFSRILLEIKTALGDIENRNQGNQ, via the coding sequence ATGCTGTTCAGAGAGAGTATCAATGTTTTTCAGAAGATCGGACTGACGTTTCAAGTGGCCAAAACAGCTCTGGCGGCTGGTTTGTCTTGGTTTTTTGCTAATAATGTTGTTGATAGTGCCTTTCCAATATTTGCGCCGTTGGCAGCGATTTTGATCATCCAAGTGGCTGTGTTTGATACGTTAGAAAGGGCTTTTTATCGAGTCATGGGGGCGGTTGGCGGCGTCTGTATCGGCATTATCATTGGACAGTGGTTGCCGCTTAATGCTTTATCAATCACATTGGTTGTGTTAATCAGTTTCGGCATTTCGACGGCTTTAAAATTTCCCCCTTATTTATTGGTACAAATTAGCGTTAGTGCTTTACTCGTGTTATTTTTCGGTCAACAGGAGGCCTATGCGCTTGCAAGAATTTTTGAAACTTTAATTGGTTCGGTCACAGGCGTCTTAATCAATATTTTGATTCGCCCGCCGAACCCTATACCAGCGTTTGAACGCAGAATGCCTGAACTTTGTCATAAAACCGCAACGGTCTTACGTGGCGTGGAAATGTCCAATCAATCCAACCATGATGTGATGTACAGCTTATTGGAAGCGAGACGCTTGGTGGCTGAAGCCGAGGATATTTTTCAAGAATTAGAATCAGCCAGAAAAAACCTTCGCTATAGCCCGCTGCAGAAGAAAGCTCGAAGTCAAATTAGTGAGCTTATCCATCATATGAAAGTGATTGAACGAATGATCATTCAAGTGAGGGGAATTGTTAGAAGTTTAATGGATATTAATACGAAAACGGATCATGTCTACAATCTTAGCAAGACTATTAGATCCGTCTCAGGATGTCTGAACTTATTTGGAAGTTTTGTCAGTTATTCAAATAAAGTTTCTGTTGAATTGTTACGGGATGCTTTAAATAAAGCGCAGCAAGAATTAGAATCGAATTACCATATCATTCATGAACAAGAGAAAGATACGACAGTGATCATGAATTTAGGCAGTGTATTTACAGACTTTAGTCGAATTTTGTTGGAAATTAAGACAGCGTTGGGAGATATCGAGAACAGAAATCAAGGAAATCAGTGA
- a CDS encoding cold-shock protein — MEGTVKWFNSEKGYGFIEREGGDDVFVHFSAIEGEGFKTLEDGESIKFDVEEGRRGPQAVNVVRL; from the coding sequence ATGGAAGGTACAGTTAAATGGTTTAATTCCGAAAAAGGGTACGGATTTATTGAGAGAGAAGGCGGCGACGATGTTTTCGTTCACTTCTCAGCGATCGAAGGTGAAGGATTCAAAACGCTTGAAGATGGTGAATCAATTAAATTCGATGTTGAAGAAGGCAGACGCGGACCGCAAGCTGTCAATGTCGTTCGCTTATAA
- a CDS encoding DEAD/DEAH box helicase translates to MVLFSQLNLHEPLLKAVSQMGYEEMTSIQEEAIPPGLERQDIIGQAQTGTGKTAAFGIPLIQNLQTESRNAQGVVLAPTRELAIQVADELNKIGRVKGIRTLAVYGGQDIDRQIKALKRRPQIIVGTPGRFMDHMRRKTIRLDDVSTVVLDEADEMLSMGFIEDIETILGAIPTQHHTMLFSATMPKQLQNIAEKFMHQPKVIAVKAQELTVTNIEQHYYVIKEREKFDTLTRLFDIYTPELAIIFGRTKRRVDELTEALTKRGFNVEGIHGDLRQKQRDRVLTQFRRGTIDILVATDVAARGLDISGVTHVINFDIPQDPESYVHRIGRTGRAGKSGWAFTFVTPPEMDHLRKIEGMTKKQLSKQPKPSEAEALQGRQQHAIQQLLDVVNDGSQSKHQGKAEELLKEHTAVDLVSAALKALTKEPSQTPVEITDIPPVSVKRDRGGGGSRQRNNRNKGGGRPHNKGRGYQKGRNNNYKSSNRRGGQHKNRRQQRND, encoded by the coding sequence TTGGTATTATTTTCACAGTTAAATCTTCACGAACCACTTCTCAAAGCTGTTAGCCAAATGGGCTATGAAGAAATGACATCCATTCAGGAAGAAGCGATTCCTCCGGGATTGGAACGTCAGGATATCATCGGTCAGGCACAGACGGGTACAGGAAAAACGGCTGCATTTGGGATTCCACTCATTCAAAATCTGCAAACAGAAAGTAGAAACGCACAAGGTGTTGTGCTCGCTCCTACCCGTGAATTAGCGATACAAGTCGCCGATGAATTGAATAAGATCGGCAGAGTTAAAGGTATTAGAACTTTGGCTGTATACGGCGGCCAAGATATTGATCGCCAAATTAAAGCTTTAAAGCGCCGGCCACAGATTATTGTCGGGACCCCGGGACGTTTTATGGATCATATGCGTCGTAAAACGATTCGCCTTGATGATGTGTCGACAGTTGTTCTTGATGAAGCTGACGAAATGCTTAGCATGGGCTTTATTGAGGATATTGAGACAATCCTTGGAGCAATCCCGACCCAACACCACACAATGTTGTTCTCCGCGACTATGCCGAAGCAACTGCAAAACATCGCTGAGAAGTTTATGCATCAACCCAAGGTCATTGCGGTTAAAGCTCAAGAATTGACGGTCACCAATATTGAACAGCATTACTATGTAATTAAGGAAAGAGAAAAGTTTGATACTCTGACGCGGTTGTTTGATATTTACACCCCAGAACTAGCCATTATTTTTGGCCGGACGAAACGCCGGGTGGATGAATTGACGGAGGCGCTGACAAAGCGCGGCTTTAACGTTGAGGGGATTCACGGTGATTTGCGGCAAAAACAACGTGACCGCGTTCTAACGCAGTTCCGGCGAGGAACCATTGATATCCTTGTCGCTACGGACGTTGCGGCTAGAGGACTTGATATTAGTGGCGTAACCCACGTCATCAACTTTGATATCCCGCAGGATCCTGAAAGCTATGTGCACCGCATCGGCCGGACCGGTCGGGCAGGTAAGAGTGGTTGGGCCTTTACATTTGTGACCCCGCCGGAGATGGATCATTTGCGCAAAATTGAGGGCATGACGAAAAAGCAATTAAGCAAACAGCCGAAACCGTCGGAGGCTGAAGCCCTTCAAGGCCGTCAACAGCATGCGATCCAACAATTGTTGGATGTTGTGAACGACGGTTCTCAATCAAAGCATCAAGGGAAAGCTGAAGAGCTTCTTAAAGAGCATACAGCCGTTGATTTGGTATCAGCAGCTCTTAAAGCTCTAACCAAAGAACCGAGCCAGACGCCGGTCGAAATTACAGATATTCCGCCTGTTAGCGTAAAACGAGACAGAGGTGGAGGCGGTTCCCGCCAACGCAACAATCGTAACAAAGGCGGCGGTCGGCCTCATAATAAAGGCAGAGGCTACCAAAAAGGCCGGAACAATAATTATAAATCCTCTAACCGTCGCGGCGGTCAACACAAAAACCGCCGTCAACAACGGAATGACTAG